CTGGCGGCCCGCTTATGGCGGAAGACGGCCGGTTGCTAGGTTATATCGACATCATTCAAGTGGTCGGGCGCAGGCTTGTTATCCAAGGCTGGAGCACGTGCCCCAAAGTGCACCTGTCCCTTGGTGATAGTCGCGAAGAGACAGTGCCGAATATTGATAGAGCCGATCTTGCACAGCATGCAACACCCGGCCAAGGAGAGGCTTTGGGTTTTGCGCTGGCTGTGCCCTACCAAGAAGGGCCGTTCACTTTAACGCTGGGCATGGCAAAGGTGCGGTACAGTTTTGAGAGGCCGAGCTTTCCGTCCGCCTTAGTCCGGCGGGCAAGATACAGGTGGCTCCCGTCTTTCGCCCTCAGAGTGCTGCGTGTTCTCCCGCATGTCGCGGTATGGTATGTTGCGAGGAAGAACAGCGCGCGGGATCGAATTAGGGCCGCATTCAGTGTTCAGCCAGAGGCAAATATTGGGGCACTCAGGTTTGAAAAATTGCCGAGATCAGAGCCTAAGCCTGTGCCGCTCACGATCATTCTGCCGGTTTTTAATGCGTTTGATCTGCTTAAAGAATCGTTGGTTCGGGTCACAAACAACACCGATTGCCCGTGGCATCTAATTATTGTCGAGGATTGCTCTACAGATCGCCGCGTTAGGCCGTATCTGCGCAAATGGAGAAGTGATCATAATAGGGCCTTTCCAGCTCAAATTACGCTGATTGAGAACCCTTCAAATCTTGGTTTCATCAGGTCGGTAAATCGTGCGCTGGTGCTTGCAAGGAAGCGCGGGCATCACGTCGTTCTTCTGAATTCAGATGCACTTGTACCACAAGGCTGGGCATCTCGTTTGCTCGCTCCGATCGTCGCAGATGACAGCGTCGCCAGTGTCACGCCGCTGTCCAATGATGCCGAGATATTCTCTGTCCCGGTGATGTGCCAAAAAGCCGTTCTTGCGCCCGGCCAATGCGATGAAATCGATGCTGTCGCGCGCAGATTGCCTATTGGTTCAAAAGGGTCAGATGCGCCTACGGGCGTCGGCTTTTGCATGGCGCTTAATCAGAAATTCTTGGAGAAATTGCCGCAACTGGATCCGAGCTTCGGGCGCGGATACGGAGAAGAAGTCGATTGGTGTCAAAAGGCGCGGGCTCTTGGTGGGCGTCACTTGGTACAGCCACGGCTGTTTGTCGAACATCGCGGGGGTTCATCGTTTGGTGCGGATGCGAAAAGCACGCTTATCACGCGGAACAATGCCCGGATCTCGGTGCGCTATCCCAACTATAACTCCGACGTTCAAGCCTACATCCGAGACGATCCATTGCGAACAGCGCGGCTTGCATTGGGATTGGCCTATGTTGCTCAGGCCATGAAGGGGGAGGTGGCGTTGTATCTGGCCCACTGCTGGGGTGGCGGCGCCGAGTATTATCTTCAGAATAGAATTTCCGCTGACTGTGCCGAGAAAGGCGGGGCGATTGTGCTGCGTGTTGGTGGACCCCGTCGCTGGCATTTAGAACTGCACACCCCACTTGGGCTGACACACGGCGGGTGCGAAGATGTTGAGATAATCGAACAGCTTTTGAGCACTGTTGAGAAGTTGCGTGTAATTTACTCCTGCGCCGTCGGTGATCCTCGGCCACACGAGATTCCAGACGTTCTTGTTCGTTTAGCGCGGGGGCGTCCGATTGATGTTCTGTTCCACGACTACTTTCCGTTGTCTCCCTCCTATCACTTGCTCGACCAATCTTCCGAATTTCACGGCATACCCGACACATCTTCCGAAGATCAGGCGCATCAGTTTTCATCGATGGGCGGGCAAAATGCTGTTCCTCTACGCGGCTGGCGCGCCGAATGGGATAAGCTACTTCTTCAATCAGATAGGTGCGTTGCCTTTTCGAATGCGAGTGCTGACCTGATCGGAAAAGCTGTGCCGCACCTTGCGTCGAAGATCGTCGTTCAACCACATCAATTGCATCACCCGATACCAAGCCTCCGCTTTTCTGGCGGTGCAGGAAAAAGCATCGGCATCCTCGGGAACATCAATGCCCACAAAGGGGCTCAGATTGTAACGGACCTAGCTAGGAAGCGCCGCGAAACAGGGCAGGGGCCGGTTGTGCTTATTGGCGAACTTGATCCGGCTTACACGTCTCCAAGTGGCTTGGTTGTCCACGGGCGTTATGCACTTTCCGAAATGGAAGCTCTTGTGAAACGCTACGGGATTGGAGCATGGGTGATCCCCTCGATCTGGCCGGAGACGTTTTCCTATACGACCCACGAAGCGCTTGCGACCGGACTGCCAGTTTTCGTCTTTGACCTTGGGGCCCAAGCCGAAGCCGCGGCTCGGGCTTCCAATGGGCAAGTTGTTCCATTCGGCCCGTCAGAGCGTCGTGCAGATGATCTTTTTGACGCGATCCTCGCCGCCCACGTCTTAAGGGGTAAGGCTGTTGCATAGGCGCGCCATCCCAATCCAAGATATGAAGCGTCGCGGTGTCGAAGTGCTAAACCGCGCGGGCGGCGTCGTGATGATGCCGCCCAAGTTTAAGTTGGAAGCTCCGTGCAGCCTCAAGTGGGTGGATTACGAGCATTCCTTGGAACTTGGCGCCTTCTCCTATCATGTGTCCGGCTATGCCTTCGCGAGCCGTATCGGGCGATATTGCTCCTTTGGCGAGAATGTTCAGATTGGACGCCAAAACCACCCGACAGGTTGGGCTTCTACGAGTCCGGCCTTCTACCTCCAAAGCCAACTCTTCAATGTTGGAACCGTATTCGAGCATTCGGATGACTATCATGGATTTCTGCCAGCTCCACGTTCCACGCCGACCCAGGTTCAGGTTACTCAGATCGGCAATGACGTCTGGATAGGCCACGGTGCGCTGATCTGTGCTGGCGTGAACGTTGGCGACGGTGCGGTGGTGGCTGCGCATTCGGTCGTCAGTCGAGATGTGCCGCCTTATACGGTTGTTGCTGGCAATCCAGCTGTCATCAAGAAGCACCGGTTCGCACCGGAGTGGATCTCGCCAATGCTCAGGTTGAAATGGTGGAGATACGCGCCTTGGCAACTGCGCCATCTTGATATCAGTGACGTGAAAGCGTTTGTCGCGGGCGTTTCCGAAATGCGCGATACCGCGCCTTACACCGCTGATATAGTTTCCGATGCGGAATTTAGCGGTAATGCGATGTCGGGCCAATAGGCGGACAAAGCGCAAGCGCCTGTTAGTCCAACGACTGGCGCAACTCCGCAAGGAACCGTCGACGGAACACGTCGTTCTGCTTTGTCGCTTGCCGAGCAATATGAGGCGGCCCTGCTGTCCAGCCGCTTAGGTCAGTGTTAAGGAAGCTGGCGATATCGGCAATTACGCTTTCGGGGCTTTCAACGAGCTCCTCATAGGTGACGTGCAAACGCCGAAGAGACGCCGCATCGCACAGAATGCGCACGATCTGTTCCGACAGCAAACTCGATTGAACGAGTGAGCGGAGCTGCATCGGACGGTATTGCGGGCGAACGTCTGAGCGTGCAGCTTGCGCACTGGTCCATTGCTTCGTTTGGTCCGCAATCATCAAGGAGATTGCTTGGCCTATGGTATCGCTGCGGGTCATATGAATGACGTGGACGCCACTGAACATTCTATCGATCCTGCAACGAAACAGCATCGCAAGCTGATCCCACGACGTCTTGAAACCATAGATTTGTCCGGCTTCGATCGGTGCTTCGCAGAGGTGAAGGATATAGTCAGGAAACGACCGCAAACCATGCGCTGCGCAGGTTTTTATCACGGTATCAAAGTTCAACTGCTCATGAAATCCACCAAACGCAGGCGTGTCCCTAAGATAGCCCGCCAACAGGTTCGAGCCGCAGCGGTTCGAGAATGCAAGGCAGACTAACGGAACGTCAAAAACCGGAGCATCTTCAACGTAGTGCAACCCGGCGCCAAACTGGCGCGTAAGCTGCTTTTCGTGAATGCCTGGTTCCGAGAGTAGATCAAAGATAGACATGGTCGGAACTTAAGGCGCGATCAGTTAATTATGTCGTAAGAGACTTCCAAAGTGACTGCTCCAAAGACCTCCAAAATGTTCTCCCCACCAAAGTCAAACTGGACGCCACCAGCGACGATATGACCGAAACTACTTAGCGGCTGTCCTTCGAGCATGCCTGCATCTATGCGTAGGGTATCCCCGTCAGCCGCCACAAAATCCATCACGCTGTCGTTCCCTCCGGTGAACAGAAAGACATCTGCACCGTCGCCGCCATAAAGGGTGTCGTTGCCGTCCCCGCCATCCAGAATATCCGCGCCATCGCGGCCGAATAATACGTCATCGCCACTCCGGCCGATCAGCATGTTGTCATTGTGGTCGCCTCGCAGATTGTCGCTTGCGTAGCCACCCGCCAAGTCCTCAATGCTGTCATATGTGTCGCCGACGGCAATTCCGGTCGAAAGCGAAGGTATCATTAGATCAACCCTGATCCCGACAGCGCTTTCCCGGTAGTCTGCCCGGTCACGTCCTGCGCCGCCAAAATGGGCGTCCGCATCTGCGCCACCCATGAGGACGTCATCACCATCGCCACCATATAAAGTGTCGTTCCCCCACCGACCGAAGAGCCAATCGTTTCCGTCGAGGCCGTGGATGACGTTGGCTCCAGTTGTACCGCGCAAGTTGTCATCGAAGGCTCCACCTGAAAAATTCTCGATGGCAATGTAGCGATCCCCGAAGGCCTCACCGAGATTAAGGTAGAGGTGCCTCGGGTCGACTCGAACACCCTGTGTGGCGTTGGCGTAATCCGCAGTATCTGTTCCACCCCCTCCGGCGAGGGTATCAGCCCCCAACCCACCGTTGAGCCAGTCATCCCCATCTCCACCAGCTAATACGTCATCACCACCCAGACCAAATAGGACGTCATCGCCGCCCCAGCCGATGAGCTGATTGGCGAAGCCATCGCCTGTCAGATGGTCATCGAATTCCGACCCGCCGATGTTTTCGATGGCAGTTAGAGAGTATCCAGCAGCCGCGCCCCCATTTTCACCGGCAGACGCGAGATTGACGACGACAGCCGTCGCAGAGTCAAAAAACGCAACCTCGTCAATCCCGCTGCCACCATCGAACTGGTCAATTCCAGCGCTGTAGAGGAAAATATCGTCGCCGGACAAACCGCGCATAACGTCGTCGCCTGAGGTGCCTTCCAGAATGTCGTCGTCTTCGGTGCCCAACACGATTCCTTCAATCGCAGCGGAGTTGTCTCCTGCATGTAGGCTCGCTGCAGTATGATTGAGGGTGAAGACATCTTGCGTGGCGAAATCAGACTGCGTGAGTGCACGACCGTCATTCGAGAGAACGGTTAGACTTTCGCTTCCAAATTCGATCCTGATGCCGTTGGACAATGGGGTAAAGGTTAAGGCCTCCATGGAATAGACCTGCCCCCATCGGGAAAGATCCAGTTTATCCACGCCCACCTGGAAATCACTTATAAGATCCGGCTGACCGTCAGCGGTGAGTGCAAACAGATCAGCGCCTGCGTCGCCAGTCAGATCGTCGGACCCGGCACCGTCTAGAATGATGTCGTCAAGAACCCCGCCTGACACCGCACCCCCCCCAGACCCCGCTTGCACGATGTCGCCCAAGGACGAAATGTCGTAAGTGAAGTACGAGAAAGCCCCATTGCCTTGCCCGTATGCAAACAGGCGAAGCTGGTCACCGTCGATGGACATTCCGATGTCGGTGACATCTTCCAGTTGATTGATCTCTGTTTGGGCAAGGGACGAAAGATGCTGAAGGGTGCCGTCGGGCAACAGCATCAAAAGCGTCAGCCCGTCGTCCATGCCTCCAACGAGCACAAAAGCCTTGTTGCCTGTCACCAGTGTCTCGACCTTACTCACGGACTGAAATCTGGTGAACTGGTTGTCGTTGATGTGATCCGTGAGGGTCATTTGACCGTCCGCTGCCAACTGCAGCACAGACAGTGACGAGGTTTGCGTTGCGGCCAAGACCGCGAAGGTTTCTCCGTCTAGATCAACGATCTTTATGTCAGAGGGCCCGTTGATGCCCAGCCCGTCGACAGCTCCTCGACTATCGGTTTGCGTCAAGCTGCCATCAGGGGCGAGCGTGAAACTTGTCAGGCTATCTTGTGTGGCAGAGGCGACCAGCACCAAAGGTTGACCCGCGACAGTTGCGGTCGCGATCGCCGAAATGTCGCCCGCGTCATCTGACTCAGGCAATGTTGCAAGGATCTGCATCTGTCCCGCCGCCGACACAATGAAACTGGTCAACTTGCCGGAGGCTTCATGACTGGCAATAAACATCTGGGTGCCGCCTGTCTCGATGGTTGCAATGTCGCTGAACGCTTGTCCAAGACTGCCCTCCAGCGTCACAGGTGGCGCGAGCGTTCCGTCAGCGCCAATGGCGTAGGTTTGAACCGCGCTATACCCATCTGACAGGCTGAAGAGTGTAGGGACGCCATTGAGTGTCATCTGCCGAAAGACAGCGCCGCTGTAGTCCAGCGCTCCGCCGGTAGCGATCAAGGTTTGAACCGCAAGCCCCGAGGTTGGAGAGATGCTGATCCTCTGCGCCACACCGCTATTAGCGTCGAGCGCGATGATGCTGTCGCCTAACGCCGTTTCGACAACGGTTATGCCGGACAATGGCGCGTCGCCATCTGTCACAGTGATTACGTCTCTGAGTTGAATCGACGTCATGTGAACCCCCAGTTCTACCTTGGTCACGTTTTGCAATTCGGAGGCTCTTGGGTTGGGGCGGCTTGTGGCGAAGGCGTGGCATTTCACGCTGACTTTCCAAAAATTATTGATCAAATTTTTCGACTTCGTCCAACTCGCTCAAATTTTACGGATTGGGCGCGGGCAGCGATAAGGGGGATTTAAGAGTGACGTTGCAGTGTGAACGCTCGCATTGTTTGGGAGATTCAAATG
Above is a genomic segment from Litoreibacter janthinus containing:
- a CDS encoding glycosyltransferase, producing the protein MAKVRYSFERPSFPSALVRRARYRWLPSFALRVLRVLPHVAVWYVARKNSARDRIRAAFSVQPEANIGALRFEKLPRSEPKPVPLTIILPVFNAFDLLKESLVRVTNNTDCPWHLIIVEDCSTDRRVRPYLRKWRSDHNRAFPAQITLIENPSNLGFIRSVNRALVLARKRGHHVVLLNSDALVPQGWASRLLAPIVADDSVASVTPLSNDAEIFSVPVMCQKAVLAPGQCDEIDAVARRLPIGSKGSDAPTGVGFCMALNQKFLEKLPQLDPSFGRGYGEEVDWCQKARALGGRHLVQPRLFVEHRGGSSFGADAKSTLITRNNARISVRYPNYNSDVQAYIRDDPLRTARLALGLAYVAQAMKGEVALYLAHCWGGGAEYYLQNRISADCAEKGGAIVLRVGGPRRWHLELHTPLGLTHGGCEDVEIIEQLLSTVEKLRVIYSCAVGDPRPHEIPDVLVRLARGRPIDVLFHDYFPLSPSYHLLDQSSEFHGIPDTSSEDQAHQFSSMGGQNAVPLRGWRAEWDKLLLQSDRCVAFSNASADLIGKAVPHLASKIVVQPHQLHHPIPSLRFSGGAGKSIGILGNINAHKGAQIVTDLARKRRETGQGPVVLIGELDPAYTSPSGLVVHGRYALSEMEALVKRYGIGAWVIPSIWPETFSYTTHEALATGLPVFVFDLGAQAEAAARASNGQVVPFGPSERRADDLFDAILAAHVLRGKAVA
- a CDS encoding CatB-related O-acetyltransferase, whose protein sequence is MKRRGVEVLNRAGGVVMMPPKFKLEAPCSLKWVDYEHSLELGAFSYHVSGYAFASRIGRYCSFGENVQIGRQNHPTGWASTSPAFYLQSQLFNVGTVFEHSDDYHGFLPAPRSTPTQVQVTQIGNDVWIGHGALICAGVNVGDGAVVAAHSVVSRDVPPYTVVAGNPAVIKKHRFAPEWISPMLRLKWWRYAPWQLRHLDISDVKAFVAGVSEMRDTAPYTADIVSDAEFSGNAMSGQ
- a CDS encoding Stf0 family sulfotransferase, with amino-acid sequence MSIFDLLSEPGIHEKQLTRQFGAGLHYVEDAPVFDVPLVCLAFSNRCGSNLLAGYLRDTPAFGGFHEQLNFDTVIKTCAAHGLRSFPDYILHLCEAPIEAGQIYGFKTSWDQLAMLFRCRIDRMFSGVHVIHMTRSDTIGQAISLMIADQTKQWTSAQAARSDVRPQYRPMQLRSLVQSSLLSEQIVRILCDAASLRRLHVTYEELVESPESVIADIASFLNTDLSGWTAGPPHIARQATKQNDVFRRRFLAELRQSLD
- a CDS encoding calcium-binding protein; this translates as MTSIQLRDVITVTDGDAPLSGITVVETALGDSIIALDANSGVAQRISISPTSGLAVQTLIATGGALDYSGAVFRQMTLNGVPTLFSLSDGYSAVQTYAIGADGTLAPPVTLEGSLGQAFSDIATIETGGTQMFIASHEASGKLTSFIVSAAGQMQILATLPESDDAGDISAIATATVAGQPLVLVASATQDSLTSFTLAPDGSLTQTDSRGAVDGLGINGPSDIKIVDLDGETFAVLAATQTSSLSVLQLAADGQMTLTDHINDNQFTRFQSVSKVETLVTGNKAFVLVGGMDDGLTLLMLLPDGTLQHLSSLAQTEINQLEDVTDIGMSIDGDQLRLFAYGQGNGAFSYFTYDISSLGDIVQAGSGGGAVSGGVLDDIILDGAGSDDLTGDAGADLFALTADGQPDLISDFQVGVDKLDLSRWGQVYSMEALTFTPLSNGIRIEFGSESLTVLSNDGRALTQSDFATQDVFTLNHTAASLHAGDNSAAIEGIVLGTEDDDILEGTSGDDVMRGLSGDDIFLYSAGIDQFDGGSGIDEVAFFDSATAVVVNLASAGENGGAAAGYSLTAIENIGGSEFDDHLTGDGFANQLIGWGGDDVLFGLGGDDVLAGGDGDDWLNGGLGADTLAGGGGTDTADYANATQGVRVDPRHLYLNLGEAFGDRYIAIENFSGGAFDDNLRGTTGANVIHGLDGNDWLFGRWGNDTLYGGDGDDVLMGGADADAHFGGAGRDRADYRESAVGIRVDLMIPSLSTGIAVGDTYDSIEDLAGGYASDNLRGDHNDNMLIGRSGDDVLFGRDGADILDGGDGNDTLYGGDGADVFLFTGGNDSVMDFVAADGDTLRIDAGMLEGQPLSSFGHIVAGGVQFDFGGENILEVFGAVTLEVSYDIIN